Within the Oxyura jamaicensis isolate SHBP4307 breed ruddy duck unplaced genomic scaffold, BPBGC_Ojam_1.0 oxyUn_random_OJ67355, whole genome shotgun sequence genome, the region GtggggggaggccgggggatGCGTGGCGGGGGCCAGGACACGCGTGACGGGGGccaggggacacgggggacGCGTGGCGGGGACGGGGGGacaaggggctggggggtgcgtgggggggacggggggcacACGGGGGACACGTGACGGGGGGCGCGTGGCTGGGGGGTGCGTGGCAGGGGGCGGGGGGACTCATGGCAGGGCCAGGGCGcgtggcggggccggggggacgcggggctggggggacacggacctgggggacatggggacgcgTGGCGGGGACCGGGGGACGCACACATGTGGCTGTGGCACGTGGGGGGGTcacgtgggggggggggggggcagcgtgGATTTGGGGAAGGTCGGGCAAAAGCCGCGTGGGCCGGACGTGCGTCACGCGTGGCCACACACGTGTCACACGCGTGTCACACCACGTCAGGCGCGTGCCCGGTCACGTGTggccgtgggggggggggagagggccCCCCACCGGCCGCCCCCACGCCCCTCCACGCCTCGCGGGACCCCAGGGGAGGCCGCGCCACGTCCCGACACGCGAGGACACGCGAGGACACGCGTGTGCGGGGCCCACCTTCGGGGTCGGACCAGAGCAGGTCGCACATGGGGCCGTCGTGGGGCACCTCCTGCTTGCGGTCGATGGTGCGGATCTGGTCCAGGGTCTGGATGGAGGGCGAGAGGCCGCCGTGCACGCAGAAGATCTGCGGGGACACGCGTGGCCTTAGCGTGGCCTTCGCGTGGCCTTCGCGTGGCCCCCGCCCGCcgcgtggggccggggggggggcgtcCTGGGGCGGCCCCCGCCGTGCCCGTACGAGCTCTTGGAGGGTCCTCGGCGCGTTGGGGCACCTCCCAACGTGTTCTTAGCATGTTCTATGCCATCCCATGTCCTTAGCGTGTCCTTAGCGTGTCCTGGCTCACGCTTCGCACACGCTCGCACGGAATTTTGGCAGAAattaccccccaaaaaaagaccGAAAAGGGCCAAGAAACGGAGCTTGGTGCCTTACTCAGACCTCCCCCAGCACGTTGACGTGTCGCTAACGTGTTGGCATGTCCTTAGCATGTTCTTAGTATGTGCCAATGTGTCCTTAGCATGTCCTTAACCCCTCCTAACACCAAATTTCGGCATCAAAACTGGAAGAAGGACCCCGAGGGCCCCCACCCTTCGACACAGGACCCCCTCCCAGCCATCCCATGACCTTAGCATGTCATTAGCATGTTCTTAACATGTACCAATGTGTCCTTAGCATGTGCTTAACCTCTTCTAACCCCTCCTAACACCAAATCTCGGCATCAAAACTGGAAGAAGGACCCCGAGGGCCCTCAGCCTTCGACCCAGGACCCCCTCCCGGCCCTCCCATGACCTTAGCATGCCCTTAGCATGTGTTAGCATGTCATTACCATGTGTCAGCACGTTCTTAACATGTGCTAATGTGTCCTTAGCATGTCCTTAACCCCTCCTAACACCAAATTTCAGCATCAAATCTGGAAGAAGGACCCTGAGAGCCCCCAGCCTTCGAGCCGGGACCCCCTCTTGGCCATCCCGTGACCTTCTCATGTCATTAGCATGTCCTTAGCATGTTCTTAACATGTACCAATGTGTCCTTA harbors:
- the LOC118159118 gene encoding serine/threonine-protein phosphatase 4 catalytic subunit-like; translation: PPQVRYPDRITLIRGNHESRQITQVYGFYDECLRKYGSVTVWRYCTEIFDYLSLSAIIDGKIFCVHGGLSPSIQTLDQIRTIDRKQEVPHDGPMCDLLWSDPEGGPRTRVSSRVLACRDVARPPLGSREAWRGVGAA